One Mya arenaria isolate MELC-2E11 chromosome 7, ASM2691426v1 genomic window carries:
- the LOC128240785 gene encoding complement C1q-like protein 2: MDTPVIRIAILIVNVLLSNMASAEEPKCYSRFDYDEKMIEKMIRAEIKLEEFAKRMDLNDATLGDIRTDFRNEIQSTKEDISMNLNDFIEKYVANTTDGGWSDWTSWNRCPVTCGISMVTRSRSCDNPTPRMFGRQCVGNDQEWKTCEVQKCPGHTEKIAFYATITADIFPTKANIPLKFTHVVTNVGGGYEPTTGYFTAPTDGLFVFSLTVRQYGYSSYGYEGQFSIKKGDTVVMKVYPDMHSKNNEYDTASGTAVLELSKEDTVYVVADDSGKAIIGIEEFSSYFSGYRIW; this comes from the exons ATGGATACTCCGGTAATAAGAATTGCAATATTGATAGTCAATGTTCTGTTATCAAACATGGCTTCCGCTGAGGAACCGAAATGTTATTCAAGGTTCGATTACGATGAGAAAATGATTGAGAAAATGATCAGAGCTGAAATTAAACTGGAAGAGTTTGCTAAAAGAATGGATTTGAATGATGCAACGTTGGGTGATATAAGAACTGATTTTCGAAATGAGATTCAATCGACGAAAGAGGATATCTCGATGAATTTAAATGACTTTATTGAGAAATATGTTGCAAATACAACAG ACGGCGGGTGGTCGGATTGGACTTCCTGGAATAGATGTCCAGTTACGTGTGGCATTTCTATGGTTACGAGATCGAGATCATGTGACAACCCTACTCCTAGAATGTTCGGTAGACAGTGTGTGGGAAACGACCAGGAATGGAAAACTTGTGAAGTTCAAAAATGTCCAG gTCACACTGAGAAGATAGCGTTTTATGCTACGATTACGGCCGACATATTTCCAACGAAAGCTAACATCCCATTGAAGTTTACCCATGTGGTAACCAACGTCGGCGGTGGGTACGAGCCAACAACCGGATACTTTACAGCCCCAACCGACGGCCTATTTGTATTTTCCCTGACTGTCAGACAATACGGATATTCATCGTATGGGTATGAAGGACAGTTTAGCATCAAGAAAGGAGATACCGTTGTAATGAAAGTCTATCCCGATATGCATAGTAAGAATAATGAGTACGACACTGCTTCAGGAACAGCCGTGCTGGAATTAAGTAAGGAGGACACCGTATATGTAGTTGCAGATGATAGTGGTAAAGCAATTATAGGCATTGAAGAGTTTAGTTCATATTTCTCTGGGTATCGGATTTGGTAA